CGACTCATCATCGAACCCGACTACAGCTACCAGGACCTATATTATCCGGATGAAGCTGATTTCCCCGACGAGTATGACGCTACGCCGGAGGAGATCGCTGCGCTGGCCGGGACTGAAATTTTCAGCGGTTACATCCTGCGCACCCGCATTAATTACCAGTTCACACGAGAATTTTTCCTACGGATAATTGTACAATACAATGAATTCGGCAAATCGTTCGATTTCGACCCGCTGCTGACATACCGCATCAACCCGTTCAGTGCCTTTTACCTGGGATCATCGCACGATTTTCACGATTACGCCGGAGACGCTGGAATACGGCAGACCGACCGCACCTATTTCTTCAAGCTCCAGTACCTGTTCAATATGTGACCTTAGTGGAAACTGTTGTGCAAGCTAGCCTGGTCCGGCTCAGCTGGGCATTTATTATCTTCCTTCGTTACGCAAACATAGAATTAGTAAATGCCCTAATAAGAAGGGAAGGAGCTAAACCCTCTACGTTGACAAACCGGGACAAACCGGCGCAGAAAATAGTCACTATGAGGTCATCAGTCCTCTGTACCCGTTGGTAATAAAGGGATAGCACAGGACCCTTAATTCGTTGGTTCCCGAATAGTCGGGATAAATTCCGGTTCTTCAGAAGGTCACGAAGGACTCCTTCGGAGAATTCCCATGGAGGGTTCCTACCGAGAGTACTCCTAATTCAGCAAGTAAAGCATTTAGTTCACACGACCAGAACCCATACGTTTATGTGAATTTAGCAAAATTTTTAGTGCAATCTTAAGGCTCAATTTGTAACATATAGAGTATGTTAGCGGATATGCACCGGTCAAACGCAAATATCGATTATAGAAAGCAGTTAATAGATGAGAAAGAGTGAACTGTTCAAAAGAATATCGGAGCTTCTAAATGAAGGAAAATCATTTGCCGTAGGAACGCTCTTAGAAGTAAAAGGCTCTGTTCCGCAAAAATCGGGGACTAAGATGATAGTCTTTCCCGATTCTTCCATCGAGTTCACTATCGGCGGCGGACCATTCGAAGCCCGGGTCATTCATGATTCTATCGATCTAATGAAAAACGGCGGCGGCAGTGAGATAAAGAAGTACGAGTTGACAGAAGATTCGCTCGGTATGTTCTGTCAGGGAGTTGCAAAAGTACTTATAGAATGTTTTCATCCTGAGGCAAACCTCATTATATTTGGTGCAGGGCATGTAGGCTATGCATTCGCCAACCTTGCCTCACAGCTGGGCATATTCAATATCACCGTAGCTGATGATAGGCCTGAGTTTGCTGATGCCGACCGTTTTAACGGAAGCATAAATGTTGTGTTGACAGACAGAGACTACAAAGATAACCTGCCTGAGGTGGACGCGAACTCTATGGTCGTCATAATTACCCGGTGTCACCCAACGGACAAGGGTCTTGTGAAACGATACGCTACCTCAGATGCGGCTTATGTGGGAATGATAGGCAGCAAATCCAAGCGGAAAATATTATTCAAAGAACTCGAAAAAGAAGGAGTTCCGAAAGAAGCGCTTGATAAGGTTCATTCTCCTATAGGTATTCAACTCGGAGGTAAAGAACCGTCCGAAATCGCCGTGAGTATTCTCGCGGAAATCGTGAAAGTGAAAAATGAAGTGTTCGGATAAACTTATGCTCTTTTTCATCATACTACTTGAGGGAGGAGGGTTAGGCGCGTAATATTATATGCCGGGAGACTGATTGATAAACCGACAAAAGTCTAAAGTTTATAATGAATTAGATGCGCCTAAAATATACAAAATATATTTCACTCAATTCTCAAACTGACTGTTTATATACTTAGAAAGTAAAATATGAGTAATAATAATAATAATTCAATGAAGTTAGCGGACGAATTCGGACGGATCGTCGGAGATTTACGCATCTCCGTTACTGAACGATGCAATTTCAAATGTGTCTATTGCCTGCCGGACGGTGATCATGTGCACGGCAAGAAGTCAGATCTTCTGACATTTGAGGAGATAGAACGCCTCACCGCCATATTTGTCAAACTTGGCATCAGTAAGATACGCATCACGGGCGGGGAACCGCTGATCCGGCGCGATCTACATCTTCTGATCAACAAAATTAACCGGATAGACGAAACTCTGGACATTGCGATCACCACGAACGGTTACTTCCTCAAAGAACAGATAAAGGAACTTGCCTCTGCCGGTCTTAAAAGAGTCAACCTGAGCATAGATACGCTAAATCCCGCGAAGTTTGTTCTCCTGACAGGTATGAATAGTCTCGACCGTGTATTGGAATCGCTCAAGGCTGTCGAGGATGCCGGTATAGACAATATAAAGTTCAACGCAGTAGTAATGCGAGGTTACAATGACGACGAAATTATCGACCTCGCCGATTTTTCCCGGCAGACAGGGCATGTTATGCGCTTTATCGAGTTTATGCCTTTAGATCAGGGCAAATCTTGGAGCCGTGATTCGGTTGTACCGGCGGATGAAATATTCAACAAAATTAACGAACATAGAAAGTTGATCCCGTTACAAGCGAACACTGAATCGGAAACTGCAAGGCGTTACGCATTTGAGGACGGGTTAGGTGAGATAGGGATCATCGCTTCGGTTACCCAACCATTCTGCGGCAACTGCAACAGAATCCGGCTTACTGCCGACGGAAAAATCCGCACCTGTCTATTCTCTCATTCGGAACAGGATCTGAAACCGCTGATTCGAGATAATGCTTCCGACGAGGAGATCGTAGAATTTCTCAAGTCATCGATTAAACTGAAAGAATGGGGTCACAAAATCAACGATCCCGAGTTCGTTCAGCCGGAGCGCACTATGTCTTACATCGGAGGATAAACTCCCTCGGTCCAATCGGAAAATCGGTCGTGCGGTGGGAACTGATCTCAATGCGATGTCATTTCAAGAAAAGGCAATTTATAAGATTAAAACATATCTTTTCTCCACCATGGAAATCATTGACTTTATCCAGCGCCTCTGACTAAACTTTCCCCGTTATTTTTTCGGCGGCGGCGCAATATTCGGGATGAGGATATTCGGAGGAGAATCCTCACCGACCCGCATGCTCCATACAACTACCGTGTGATCGGAGCGCTTCAAAACATGCCCGAGTTTTACGAAGCCTTCGACGTAAAAGAGGGCGATGAGATGTATGTACCGGAAGATAAGCGCGTGAAGATCTGGTAACACCTGCGGATAGATTTTATCGAACTCATCCGCGCCTTTAGAACTGACTTTAAAACAGAGCCGGATTTCTCCTCAAAAGGTTTGTTTAGCGGATTTCTGCCTGTGCATTTCCGAACTTCCTGACAAGGCTTCGATTGTAATTTTCTAAATAAATCCTTATCATATGGTAAGATATTGCAGATTATTCTTTATCTTTTTAAAAGAAAGGATAGTGTCACTGATTATGTTATTGAAGCGAACTGTAGTGTTGATTCTTATCACTGTTTCCTTTGTACTCAATATATCCTGTACCAAAAAGAAATCAACGAATAACTTAGATATGGCATGGCAGCCCATAGATTCTTTAAACGCAGAATTGCCTGACGGCATCAGAGTGTTCGAAGGGATCGATGAAAATCTGCCGTTGAAGGCATGGTATGCCAAAATCTCGAACAGAAATGAGGACATAAGAGTGGAAGTTGCTGCGTCTGATGACAGCACCGGTAGAGAGACGGTAGCGAGTTTCGCAAAAGACCTGGGTGCGTGTCTCGTAGTAAACGGCGGATTTTTTCGTATGGATC
This DNA window, taken from Candidatus Neomarinimicrobiota bacterium, encodes the following:
- the moaA gene encoding GTP 3',8-cyclase MoaA — protein: MKLADEFGRIVGDLRISVTERCNFKCVYCLPDGDHVHGKKSDLLTFEEIERLTAIFVKLGISKIRITGGEPLIRRDLHLLINKINRIDETLDIAITTNGYFLKEQIKELASAGLKRVNLSIDTLNPAKFVLLTGMNSLDRVLESLKAVEDAGIDNIKFNAVVMRGYNDDEIIDLADFSRQTGHVMRFIEFMPLDQGKSWSRDSVVPADEIFNKINEHRKLIPLQANTESETARRYAFEDGLGEIGIIASVTQPFCGNCNRIRLTADGKIRTCLFSHSEQDLKPLIRDNASDEEIVEFLKSSIKLKEWGHKINDPEFVQPERTMSYIGG
- a CDS encoding XdhC family protein; its protein translation is MRKSELFKRISELLNEGKSFAVGTLLEVKGSVPQKSGTKMIVFPDSSIEFTIGGGPFEARVIHDSIDLMKNGGGSEIKKYELTEDSLGMFCQGVAKVLIECFHPEANLIIFGAGHVGYAFANLASQLGIFNITVADDRPEFADADRFNGSINVVLTDRDYKDNLPEVDANSMVVIITRCHPTDKGLVKRYATSDAAYVGMIGSKSKRKILFKELEKEGVPKEALDKVHSPIGIQLGGKEPSEIAVSILAEIVKVKNEVFG